A window of the Gossypium hirsutum isolate 1008001.06 chromosome A03, Gossypium_hirsutum_v2.1, whole genome shotgun sequence genome harbors these coding sequences:
- the LOC107886473 gene encoding uncharacterized protein, translated as MLLLQSPPEGTGGLEVGTVAAGGWVYGGIVVGEVAGGDDVIRELAGVEDGGDDERDFEGDVDVGAEEVMGGFIGETTGVVVGVDFGDGNNPKKDVVLGYFF; from the coding sequence ATGCTTCTGCTTCAATCCCCTCCTGAGGGAACCGGTGGGCTAGAAGTAGGTACAGTTGCAGCCGGAGGTTGGGTTTATGGAGGAATAGTAGTCGGAGAAGTTGCAGGCGGCGATGATGTGATCAGGGAACTAGCAGGAGTTGAGGATGGAGGCGATGATGAAAGAGATTTCGAAGGTGATGTCGACGTAGGAGCTGAAGAAGTCATGGGAGGTTTCATCGGAGAAACGACCGGAGTTGTGGTTGGAGTGGATTTTGGAGATGGAAATAACCCAAAAAAGGATGTAGTTTTGggttactttttttaa